Sequence from the Drosophila innubila isolate TH190305 chromosome 3L unlocalized genomic scaffold, UK_Dinn_1.0 0_D_3L, whole genome shotgun sequence genome:
aattatacaattttaaaagagcAACTTATTAGGAAACAAGTTGAGATAATTTAAAGAACCAATGCTAGACTAGTAAATACTCTCTTCGAAAAGTAGTTACAAAACcagttaattgttttttttttattaaaaaaatgagtcGGACTTCATTTTAAATAGCAGACAAATCaagaagctaaaaaaaaaaacaaaattctcaatttatttaaaataaatgtatttaaaaaatattatcatattAAAAAGTTACAATTGTGTCTCTACTTTGAAATCTTTATCTTTACAGGGTAAAACACGTACTAAATTTCCCGCTGATCTTAGCTGAGTCAGCTTCTAAGTTTCTCAGTTActtgtataaaaaattgtacccatttaaatgattaaaaagtTACCATCGGCGTTACTCTTCATGCTTAATGCTGCAATAGTcatttaagatttaatattcGCCTAAAACCTGTTGTGTTTTCTTCAATGAGTCATTTTGCAGACCGAATTAAcccatattttatattacagggtatttgaaGCTTTGTACTCTCCACACTACACATTTTAAGAGTTACTAgtttcttgaaatattttgttttccaaaGCGACTTGGTTTATAAGAGTCTACAACACCTTTCATGATTACAGGGTGTATAAATCTTTATATTTACTCTCTAAACTCAACAATTTCAGACTTATTATTCACATGAGTTAGCTTCCAAGAATCTTAGGCGAATCGTATACCCATTCtaagcatattttttaatgtgtacagggtatttattttatttattttaaataaattacattagcTCGCTTCTAAGATTCTCAGTAGAATCATATACCCATTctaagcatatttttttttaatgtttacagggtatctatgCTTTATAAGTGTACTATCTACTGTGAACACCGCAATGCACCTGCACGCTACGCTTCCGCTGAGCTACGCTTCCGATCCGGCTGTAAATGCTGTTCCAGTTAGATGAGCAACGGCATCGGCATTCATTGAATAtgccggcagcagcagcagcagagactgcgacagaggcagcggcagaggtAGCGACAGCGGGAGCATAAACAATAGCGCACCGCGAAAAAACGCAAACTGTGGTGGAGTCAATGTTTATCATTGTCTGTGTAGCCAACAACAATGCGTCACAATCGGCCGTTGTCATGACAATCGAATAGACAACTTGTTGGCAAAGGGGGAGCCCAAAGCAAAAGGCGGGGGAGATTGTAAAGCTCATATGGCAAATGAGAGAGCTCTGAGTTGGGATTTTTTTTGAAGCTGTCCAGTTGTTATCAGTTGTTCGTTTGTCGCGCTTGTCTCAACGCAGCTTCGTTTTCAGCTCATGGGTTATATCTATTACTCAGACTGATCCGCAAAAAAAACAGAACTGAAGTAAGTCACATTTTATGACAcctgtgcacacacacacacatacacctcCACAAAAAGATCATACATAATAGCTATTTAATTGATTCTAGAAACAATTTACTTTTGGCTGGCATTAAGAATGATTTCGTTCGGAATTGCAACAAAGATTTCAATACTCTTACTGCTGATCTGTGTGGCATCTGTGCTCTGTGTGCTCTCCCTGCCGGTATTTGAATCCATATCGAGTGCCTGCAAAGGCATTGAAGACTGCGATCCATTTTTGCCCGTCTGTGCGGCCCACACAAATGAGCATCAGTTTTTCTACAGTCACTGCGATATGTTGCGGGAGATCTGTATGACTGGAAAGGGTAAGAAAACaaaggaaatatttaaaagccaGGGTATAAATCTAGAGTCTACTGCAGACCTAcatagagtaaaaaaaaaaaatattgttaaaaagtAGGTagcttgttttttaaaaattcaagggcttaaaaacaaaacagatttgcataatattaatttttaaccgTTTATTCCTATGGAAACTATATGGTATAGATTTTAGATTTGATCAAATtttggttaggatgtataatacaatATCAAATGTAAGACTGATTGagatagctcaaaaaaaaaacagcaaagttttacatacaaaaggttgatttttgagCGATCAGTTCTAAAtaatatagtagtccgatttataaacatttataagaCATTATCAAATGCACGATCTGTAAGTTTGgtttaaatatcttaagaaacatcaagttttccatactaaagaTTTTTTTAGCCGATAGTTTCTATATGATAAGGTCGATTCCGACACATGTACcatctgcatcaaaataaagTACCTATACCAATTTTCATTATGATAACTTTAAAAGTAAGAGACTAGATTGCTCAAAAACAGACAGATATGGGTGTATACAATGGAAAGAATATATCGAGCTTTATCGTAAGCAAGAGTCAACTCTTgctttattttacaattttacagAGTAGagttttctttacatttctaaatataatttaatacatttttttagggtatacaaatttatgatatcaaattatacaattaatttaacacATTTACCCCACAGATTGGAAAACGGACTATCTCAGTCATTGCAATGTGAGCAAGCTTTGAATGCTTTTACCATAACTAAACCACTAGTTCCAGCATCATatcaaatttcacaagactgATACGAGTATATAGATATGTTAGATACATAGATCGTATTCAATCTTAAGTGTTTTAGCaagtaaatcaaataaaaatgcccAAAGAACTTGACTTGTCTATGTCTTTGAGTAAATGCGGCACGTTTTGTCAAAGTAATTAAAGCCAAATAAGCGCCCtcttaaatttacatataaataggTATTTAAGTATCTATGTaaggatgtgtgtgtgtgttagtgtatTTACGTTAAGCTGCTACGCTGTTCGTATCCGTGCGACGTGAACGTGAGCTTAAAGTAACGGAgccacttaaccgcagcaataattgatttaaaacagACTGCAatgtaacaatttttaataaggcATCCTTATTTATTATAGGTAGTATATATAGCACCTTGATTAATTGCATGCGAGCAGCTTAAGCCCGTGGTCTGCCCTATAATTTGTACTCGTAATTACAACAGCAAGAAGCCAAAAGTACCGAGAATATCATCAGCTCACATCCCatatatcattattttgtcGGCCTTATAATGAGCAACATAAGAAGCCAATTTACAGGCACAAAAGTTCTATTCAAAGAGATGAAAGCCATGTACGTacttatacatttatatatatatatatatgtatatatacatggACTTCGAGCAGCATTAAGCGCCTTCCCAATGACATTGCCTCATTAAACGTGATGATTTCGtatgtgtggtgtgtgtgtttgtgtgtgtacttgtaagtatacttacacatgt
This genomic interval carries:
- the LOC117788066 gene encoding follistatin-related protein 1; this encodes MISFGIATKISILLLLICVASVLCVLSLPVFESISSACKGIEDCDPFLPVCAAHTNEHQFFYSHCDMLREICMTGKDWKTDYLSHCNVSKL